The Arvicola amphibius chromosome 11, mArvAmp1.2, whole genome shotgun sequence genome has a segment encoding these proteins:
- the Otud6b gene encoding deubiquitinase OTUD6B — translation MEEVSAEELDDEEQLLRRHRKEKKELQAKIQGMKNAVPKNDKKRRKQLVEDVAKLEREMEQRHREELEQLKLALAESKIDSVAVNISDLVLENQPPRISKAQKRREKKAALEKERKERIAEAEIENLAGARHIESEKLAQILAARELEIKHIPSDGHCMYGALEDQLREQDCALTVAALRKRTAEYMQSHSEDFLPFLTNPSTGGVYTPEEFGKYCDDIVNTAAWGGQLELRALSHILQTPIEILQADAPPIVVGEEYSRNPLVLVYMRHAYGLGEHYNSVTRLVNSTTENCN, via the exons ATGGAGGAGGTCTCGGCCGAGGAGCTGGACGATGAGGAGCAGCTGCTGCGACGGCATCGCAAGGAGAAGAAGGAGCTGCAAG CCAAGATTCAGGGAATGAAGAACGCTGTTCCCAAAAACGACAAAAAGAGGCGCAAGCAGCTCGTTGAAGATGTAGCTAagttggagagagaaatggagcagAGACACAGGGAAGAGCTTGAGCAGTTGAAACTGGCTTTGGCGGAGAGTAAG ATAGATTCTGTCGCTGTTAACATTTCAGACTTGGTACTTGAGAACCAGCCACCTCGGATTTCAAAAGCACAAAAGAGACGG GAAAAAAAGGCTGCACTGGAAAAGGAGCGGAAGGAAAGGATAGCTGAGGCTGAAATTGAGAACCTAGCTGGAGCCAGGCACATAGAGAGCGAGAAACTCGCTCAGATACTGGCTGCCAGAGAACTGGAAATCAAGCATATTCCATCTGACGGCCATTGCATGTACGGAGCGCTGGAGGATCAGCTGAGAGAGCAGGACTGTGCCCTGACTGTGGCTGCCCTCCGGAAGCGCACTGCCGAGTACATGCAGAGCCATTCAGAAGACTTCCTGCCCTTTTTAACAAACCCCAGTACCGGGGGCGTGTACACTCCAG AGGAGTTCGGAAAGTACTGTGATGACATTGTGAACACAGCGGCCTGGGGCGGGCAGCTTGAG TTAAGAGCTCTGTCTCACATTCTACAAACACCAATCGAGATACTACAAGCAGACGCTCCTCCTATTGTAGTTGGTGAAGAATATTCGAGGAATCCTTTAGTACTAGT atACATGAGACATGCATATGGCTTAGGAGAACATTATAATTCTGTCACACGGTTGGTAAACTCGACTACTGAAAATTGCAACTAG